One Nicotiana tabacum cultivar K326 chromosome 23, ASM71507v2, whole genome shotgun sequence genomic window, ccgctcttgtctttggcacctcTACTTCTTCAGTATTTATCTTCAAGGTAGCCAGTGGACCATcggtgacaatgtcccatagctcatagtcctctcctctaatgtgatctctcatcttgtttttccaccaagagtagtactggccattaaggagtggtggcctagcagtggattgcccttcctagtttcctagtggtgcactcatcttgatcttctcctaggGTGTTAGCCTCTTGAAGGATAACACGCTCTAATACcatttgatgttttatacttcaatgccacacagggggggaggggggtgatttgtgtggtgtcgaATATTCgcgtgcattgattatagaaggacctggttcttctatgtgttccttatactacttttgcagaaatagtaaatgcggaaagtaaagaacacacctatttttacatggaaaatacccggctcaaaaggtaaaaaaatcgcGACCCACTTCTCAgggattttttccaacacttcactaaatcattgagccaaaacaacatttacaaaactctttgtaaacctaaggattaactctaatctcgtTGTGACAACCAACCTCTCACTGTTGcgataacttcaagttaactctaacttaaaTACTCAGattacctaatacaattgcttcgaGATAAACctgaaaggtacaacttgaaaatacctactacaattgaactagaataaaagacagacgcttggaactggttcttctatctggttcatgtagcttcaggttcgcacacttgattCACATAAGAATtgtttgcaaaatgccttgctattttgctctcaactcaggTTTAACTTCAGTGTTTGTGTGTTCCTataaaatgagaacatcctgcaatatatagagttagtagaatgggaaataactagagttctaatgctactcttccttggtgaaaCAGTTCTAGTTATCtgcaacttctaactccttccttatTTTGGATAAAGTTCTattcgagtaaggagtccttctccttatcatttatgcaaaattttcgatcaggagatatcagttataacaacttaagcttatctccttcacgtgcatcccttatgctcgaatttgcccgtgtctgtgtacactgtgtatggacctggttcatgcacaAGTTCCTCtgtaaatcatcaaaacaaaactTCACTTGGACCAACATATGGATCACTATAGATTAGACATGAGGCAGATTCCAAACTTGAGGCACAAAATTGTAAAGAATCATTTTCTCCGGAATGCAATCACATAGCCTCACATAATAATGGATAGCAAGAATATCAAACCTAATTATGTAATACTTCCTTTTGGGAGTTAGCACTTATGACAAACCAATAAGAAACTCTTTTGGATCGTCCGTTATAATATTTCTATGTTATGTATTACTCTTGGGaggttttggttttaaaaaaaaaaagaagaagaaagaaagaaaaaattaaaaaaataaataaatatatatatatatatatatatatatatatatatatatatatatagagtttaAATTCTAAATTTGTCTTAATCTTatctaaaacaaagaaaataatactATTAATATTGCATATGAATTATATGAAAAGAATAAAGTACGAGAACAAATATTCTTATATGAattctctaaaaaaaaaaaaaggataagaGGTAGGGCGCGAAATGTCGTCCCTTGCAAAACAGAAAACTATGATAATATGCGACCTCTCGGGGCAATAagggtttttttttttactgGGTGAGAATATATATAGGATGACAATAATAAGATCACTTGTTGAGAAATATGACAGAATACTAAATTCCTTTCTTGATCAAGTGATTTGCTTTATTCCAAAAAAGGAATTTGAACCAATTAAAGTTAGTCATGTATCAACCAAACTACAAGAAGCTTCCAAATTTCTTTTAGTACCTCGTCGTCCTTCTTGTCGGTATGTATATATTGTGGACTTGAATTCAACAGCACGTGTATGAGGATATATTCTGAAAAAAAGATTTCACTTTTCTCAAGTCTTCAAAATATTTGGTTGTATTGGAAAATATTATTCTAGCTGAATATCTTTGTTTTCCCTTTTGCATATACATTGTTTTCAAGGGGGAAATTGCAAAATATATTTTGTTCATGTCGAACactaattaaaaaagaaaagagttgctacaaatgaattttcgtACAAAGTAGAGTTGACTATACATGACTGCTAAACACGGGCTGATCTAGGATTTTCCGTTATGAGTTTTGAACCTAGAGTTTTTTttgtttattgggttatggataaattatttatacatattaaataaattttttaaaacaaatacatATTAGATTTGGTTGAAAGCTACTTTGATCTAACCAACCCGTAACTTCAACTTTAGATGTGCTCCTGTCGCTAAACTATAGCTATACAACAATGTAGAAACCAGAAAAGTTATTCCTGAAAGTGAAAACTGCTTTAAACACACAACTTAGTACATTAACCAACCAATTTGGGAGgggtttttaaaaataaaaaataaaaaaataaaaaaaccaaccaagaaagaaaaagacaaagaaagaagcaagaaaaaatgccaaaaatcgagTAATTAACAATCGAGTTGAACTTTAGCTAGTGATATATGATGACTTATATGTTTTGGGAATATTTTAAAGATGATGATTATATTCTTTTGACTTTCAGCTTGAGTATGTAATGATACTTTAGAATCAAGATAGATAAGGCATACACTATGCCCTTATCATACAAGTGATCAAGAACAATCCACCAATTCTTTTTAGCAATtacttaaccaaaaaaaaaaactttttagcAATTctcactttttcttttaaaactaacaTACAACTCTGAGGCCTCTATATATAGCTTCATGTAAGATTCACGTTTCTCACAACAAATCAAGCCTGAAATTCACTTCACAAACCTTCACTATTTCTTGTACCCTTCACAACTTCTTTAATTTCCTCTTAACCAAAAGCTATATAAATCTTGGCATTTTGCCAATAAACTCATTATTTGTTGAACTTATAAACATGGATATGGTGATGAAGTTGGGAGCAGCAAGTCCAGTGGTGATATTCACCAAAAGTAGTTGTTGCATTTCTCATAGCATCGAAACCCTAATCCGTAATTTTGGAGCAAACCCTATAGTTTACGAGCTCGATAGACATCCAAATGGGAAGCAAATAGAGAAGGCGTTAATCGAACTAGGGTGTCAGCCAAGTGTGCCAGCAGTATTTATAGGGAATGAGTTTATTGGTGGTTCTAATGAGATCATGAGCCTTAATGTGAGGGGAAAGCTCAAGCACTTGCTTATAAGGGCTAATGCCATTTGGGTATAAAAATTAATGA contains:
- the LOC107778639 gene encoding monothiol glutaredoxin-S6-like, translated to MDMVMKLGAASPVVIFTKSSCCISHSIETLIRNFGANPIVYELDRHPNGKQIEKALIELGCQPSVPAVFIGNEFIGGSNEIMSLNVRGKLKHLLIRANAIWV